Proteins encoded together in one Terriglobia bacterium window:
- the hemE gene encoding uroporphyrinogen decarboxylase, which yields MSAPNSRFVRACKRQPVDVTPQWFMRQAGRYMAEYRAIRKHHSLVEICKQPELAAQVTIEAAEILGVDAAIMFADLLLPLEVMGLPFHFAAGEGPVIEKPVRQAADVRALRTDRWQELGYVAEGIKSVVKHFGEKLPLIGFCGAPFTLASYMIEGGGSRNYVHTKKMMYTQPRAWAELMEKLVAVLGAYSKEQVKAGADAFQVFDSWVGCLSVEDYREYVLPYASHLVRELKTTGAPIIYFGTDSATLLPAMAETGAEVIGVDWRIPLDEAWKSIEYKAAVQGNLDPVLLFADQKTLRRRAHEVLRRAGGRPGHIFNLGHGILQETPVENVKALVEFVREFSMTEVVH from the coding sequence ATGTCCGCGCCCAACTCACGCTTCGTCCGGGCCTGCAAGCGGCAGCCGGTGGACGTCACCCCGCAGTGGTTCATGCGCCAGGCGGGGCGCTACATGGCCGAGTACCGCGCCATCCGCAAGCACCACTCGCTGGTCGAGATCTGCAAGCAGCCGGAGCTGGCCGCCCAGGTCACCATCGAGGCCGCCGAGATCCTGGGCGTGGACGCCGCTATCATGTTCGCAGACCTCCTGTTGCCGCTCGAGGTGATGGGCCTGCCGTTCCATTTCGCCGCCGGCGAAGGTCCCGTGATCGAGAAGCCCGTGCGCCAGGCCGCCGACGTGCGCGCGCTGCGCACCGACCGCTGGCAGGAACTAGGCTACGTGGCGGAGGGCATCAAGTCCGTGGTCAAGCATTTCGGCGAAAAGCTGCCGCTGATCGGCTTCTGCGGCGCCCCCTTCACCCTGGCCAGTTACATGATCGAGGGCGGCGGCTCGCGCAACTACGTGCACACAAAAAAGATGATGTACACCCAGCCGCGCGCCTGGGCCGAGCTGATGGAGAAGCTGGTCGCCGTGCTCGGCGCCTATTCCAAGGAGCAGGTGAAGGCCGGCGCCGACGCCTTCCAGGTGTTCGACTCATGGGTCGGGTGCCTGAGCGTCGAAGACTACCGCGAATACGTGCTGCCTTACGCCAGCCACCTGGTTCGGGAGCTGAAGACCACGGGTGCGCCCATCATCTATTTCGGCACCGACAGCGCAACGTTGCTGCCAGCCATGGCGGAAACCGGCGCCGAGGTCATCGGTGTGGACTGGCGCATCCCGCTGGACGAGGCCTGGAAGAGCATCGAGTACAAGGCGGCGGTGCAGGGAAACCTCGACCCGGTGCTGCTTTTCGCCGACCAGAAAACCCTCCGCCGCCGTGCCCACGAGGTGCTGCGGCGCGCCGGCGGGCGTCCGGGACACATCTTCAACCTGGGGCACGGCATCCTGCAGGAGACGCCGGTGGAAAACGTGAAGGCGCTGGTGGAGTTCGTGCGCGAGTTTTCCATGACGGAAGTAGTCCACTAG
- the hemH gene encoding ferrochelatase, producing the protein MNNKSKLAILLLAHGSPESPEDVPEFLKRITGGRPMPDNVVTEVKHRYGLIGRSPLTEITLRQGEAVQKLTGLPTYVGMRNWKPFVGDVVAEMARAGVGKAITICLAPQNSRTSVGLYRQSLGAPPFAVDFVENWHDHPLLIQAFAEKLEAGWKKACAEAGARVPIIFTAHSVPVRTIEEGDPYEAQAKETAAMVAMQAPSIRIDDWRFAFQSQGMSGGEWLGPTVESTIDKLHDEGHRAVFLQPIGFVCDHVEVLYDIDIAFRDHAAKRGMRLWRAESLNDSPTFAAAVADVVRSRMANEEPKHGPLVQLQ; encoded by the coding sequence TTGAACAATAAATCCAAACTCGCAATCCTGCTGCTGGCGCACGGCAGCCCCGAATCGCCGGAGGACGTTCCCGAATTCCTCAAGCGGATCACCGGCGGGCGGCCCATGCCGGACAACGTCGTCACCGAGGTCAAGCACCGCTACGGCCTCATCGGACGCTCGCCTCTGACCGAGATCACCTTGCGGCAGGGCGAGGCAGTGCAGAAGCTCACGGGGCTTCCTACGTACGTCGGCATGCGCAACTGGAAGCCGTTCGTCGGGGACGTGGTGGCGGAGATGGCGCGTGCGGGTGTGGGAAAGGCAATCACCATTTGCCTGGCGCCGCAGAACTCGCGCACCAGCGTGGGGCTTTACCGGCAGTCGCTGGGCGCGCCGCCCTTCGCGGTGGATTTCGTCGAGAACTGGCACGACCACCCGCTGCTGATCCAGGCCTTCGCGGAGAAGCTGGAGGCGGGCTGGAAGAAGGCCTGCGCCGAGGCAGGAGCGCGCGTGCCCATCATCTTTACGGCGCACTCGGTGCCAGTCCGCACGATCGAAGAGGGCGACCCCTACGAGGCGCAGGCGAAGGAGACGGCGGCGATGGTCGCCATGCAGGCGCCGTCCATCCGCATCGACGACTGGCGCTTCGCCTTCCAAAGCCAGGGCATGAGCGGAGGCGAATGGCTCGGCCCGACGGTCGAGAGCACCATCGACAAACTGCACGACGAAGGGCACCGCGCAGTTTTCCTCCAGCCCATCGGCTTTGTCTGCGACCACGTCGAAGTGCTGTACGACATCGACATCGCGTTCCGGGATCACGCAGCGAAGAGAGGCATGCGCCTGTGGCGGGCGGAATCGCTGAACGATTCGCCGACCTTCGCCGCGGCGGTCGCCGACGTGGTGCGGTCGCGGATGGCGAACGAAGAGCCGAAGCACGGGCCGCTGGTGCAGTTGCAGTGA